TCTTCATAGTCGATAACTTAGTAAACCATGTTGCAGAATCATGATGCAGTGCTCCCCATGGTCAGTGGGAGGAGAGTTCCAATTTGAAGGTGAAAAGAATGGTATTTGGTGAAGGTAGCCTAGGTTCCTGTGCTATTTTGTATTGGCAGTGAAGATAAAACAGAATATATGGTGCTTTTAAGTGCATTGATTCGAGTTTTATCTGATACCTAGATGAGACTCCAGAGTACAAGTTTGGAATGGTTCAATTTAGATCCCTGAGAAAAAAAATGCTCGTGTGTGCAGGTCCACTCACGATTCTCCACAAACACCTTTCCTAGCTGGGATCGTGCACAACCTATGCGTGTTTTGGGTCATAATGGAGAAATCAACACATTGCGAGGAAATGTGAATTGGTATGTTGAAGACGGAGTGGGTTTATGGTGTTGGATGTCATTTTCATGTAAACTCAACTTGTTTGCATTGCATTTTTTGTTTGTTTTGGCTTTGCAGGATGAAGGCACGAGAAGGCCTTTTAAAGTGCAAGGAACTAGGCTTATcaaagaatgaaatgaagaaacttCTTCCGATTGTGGATGCTAGCTCATCGGATTCAGGTAGAATCTACCTTGATACTTGCAGTATTCTATGCCTTACTTTAAAGTGTGCTTGCGACTTGCGTATTGAATATTTGCCATGTTTCATTTCTATGTCTGAATACGTAGGTATTAAATGCGACGTATtgctgatttcatacatgcatgaagGCTTGATCTGaaataacttgcatatttctagggGCATTTGATGGCGTTCTTGAACTTTTGGTCCGTGCTGGTAGAAGTCTCCCTGAAGCTGTTATGATGATGATTCCTGAGGCATGGCAGAATGACAAGAACATGGACCCTGATAGAAAGGCTTTGTATGAATATTTCTCAGCCCTCATGGAGCCCTGGGATGGACCTGCTCTAATATCTTGTGAGATTTTGCACAAACGCATGCTCTGAGTAATACTCCTAACATTGACTCTGCTGATGTGTGCTGATTTTCTCTTACAGTTACAGATGGTCGCTATCTTGGAGCAACTTTAGATCGTAATGGGCTGAGACCTGGACGGTTTTACATCACACATAGTGGACGTGTTATCATGGCTAGTGAAGTAGGTGTCGTAGACATTCCTCCTGCAGATGTGTTGAGGAAAGGAAGGCTTAACCCTGGGATGATGTTGTTAGTGGATTTTGAAAATCGTACTGTTGTTGATGATGAAGCATTGAAGAAGCAGTACTCACAAGCTAGGCCATACAGGGAATGGCTTAAGAGGCAGAAGATTTGTCTTGATGACATTGTCAATTCTATTCCTAAAAGTGACATGATTCCTCCAAACATATTTGGAACTGTACCAGTAAGTCTGTCTAATGCTATTTGAATGAATTATCATTCTTGATTCTCTTTGCATATTGGAAACTGAGTACTTGGTTTTTGTGGTCCTTAGTCCCAGAATCATGATGAGGACATGGAAAATATGGGGATTCGTGGTCTTCTGGCACCACTCAAGGCTTTTGGGTAACTCATCACTTAGTAATGGTACTTCTTGTTCTTGTCTACTTGCATAAAACTGCATGTTCTAAATTTGGTTACTTGCAGCTACACTGTTGAAGCTTTGGATATGCTGTTGTTGCCTATGGCAAAAGATGCCACTGAAGCTCTAGGTTCAATGGGAAATGATGCTCCCTTGGCTGTAATGTCAAACAGAGAGAAACTTTCATTTGAGTACTTCAAGCAGATGTTTGCTCAAGTTACAAATCCACCAATTGATCCAATTCGGGAGAAAATAGTTACATCTATGGAGTGCATGGTTGGTCCAGAAGGCGATCTTACTGAAACCACTGAAGAGCAGTGCCATCGTCTCTCATTGAAGGGGCCTCTTTTATCCATTGATGAAATGGAATCTATAAAAATGATGAACTACAGAGGTTGGCGCAGCAAAGTGCTTGACATCACGTATCCAAAAAAACATGGTCGAAAGGGTTTAGAGGAAACCTTGAATAGGATTTGCTTGGAAGCTCGTGCCGCAATCCGTGAGGGGTATACGACCCTTGTACTGTCTGACAGAGGTGAGGGCTTGAGAAATTTAGGGTACTCATGTCTGTTTGAAGGCATGATAGCATTGAGATCCCTAGATTCATCCCTTCGAAGTTTTTGTCCATCTCTGTTATTTAAGCAGATCATTTCACTTGCAGTTAGTCTATTATCCGGCTTTCTGGTTCATTTCAGCTTCTACacattttatgatttttatactCTCTTTCTTGAGACCTTGTGATATTTATTGCTTTTCATGTAAATTGCATGCTGCTAAATGTTTATGATATCCATGTTATAAATTTTGGCGTTAAAAgagattgaatccttgactttgaTGTAGGCTTTTCGTCTGAGCGTGTTGCTGTAAGTTCCCTCTTGGCAGTTGGTGCTGTTCATCAACATCTAGTGTCAACGCTTGAAAGGACACGCATAGGGTTGCTGGTGGAATCTGCTGAGCCTCGTGAAGTACATCATTTTTGTACCCTTGTTGGATTTGGTGCAGATGCCATCTGCCCGTATTTGGCCATGGAAGCAATTTGGCGGTTGCAGATTGATGGAAAGATCCCTCCTAGAGTCGATGGTGAGTTTCATTCTCGAGAAGATCTTGTCAAGAGGTACTTCAAAGCGAGCAACTATGGAATGATGAAAGTTCTCGCTAAAATGGGGATATCCACTCTTGCATCTTACAAGGGTGCACAGATTTTTGAAGCTCTAGGTCTTTCTTCCGAGGTGATCGAGAAATGCTTCAAAGGAACCCCAAGTAGAGTTGAAGGTGCAACATTTGAAATGCTTGCCGGGGATGCCCTTTGTCTTCATGAATTGGCATTTCCAACCAGAGCTTTACCACTGGGAAGTGCAGAAGCATTGGCATTGCCTAATCCTGGGGATTACCACTGGAGAAAGGGAGGTGAAGTGCACCTTAATGATCCCCTTGCAATTGCCAAGTTACAAGAGGCAGCCAGAGCTAATAGTGTTGCAGCATACAAAGAATACTCTAGGCGTATACAGGAGCTGAACAAGACATGCAACTTGCGTGGTATACTGAAGTTTAAGGATGTCGCTGAGAAGGTTCCCTTGGATGAAGTAGAGTCTGCCAGTGAGATTGTCAAGCGTTTCTGCACGGGGGCAATGAGTTATGGTTCAATCTCGTTAGAAGCACATTCTACCCTAGCAATTGCAATGAATAAAATTGGAGGCAAATCTAATACGGGTATGATCTTATTTGAAACAGCCCATAAAATCTTTTTAGTGTCTGATCTTTTCGTATGTTAATCACATCACCTGTTCATACCTACCACTGGCTAAATTGTTTTTATTTGATTAAGAAGCTTAAATGTTCTCGTGAAATttgctctttattttttttcttcctacCAATGAATAATTTACCCTGACTGTTAGGTGTACTTCTTTTTCTTCAAGGTATTAAAACTACTGACCTACCATTTATTCGGTATTGTTTTAAAGGTGTTTCTTTGTTGAGTGTTTTTATAGTTCTATCTACAAAATTTCAACTCAAAGCCCCTTTCTATTTTAAGCTTTGGGTCTTTCTATCTGTTCTCGTGTTTGTCAGTAAATTTTAGCTATGCTAACCTTTTCCAGGGTTTTTTAGAAGGAAAACTTGCGCCTATATTTGAGATTTGATCTAGTGGTTCATTGTTTTTGTGTTTTATGAAAAACACATCAGGTTTTTACAAGTGCATGTTTATGTTGCTAACTTTGTGTATACTGATTGTTTGTGGGTTTTCTTATGATAGCTGATAGAGATAAAGATGGGGATTATCTTTTATTTTGTCATGCTAGCTTATTTCTTCTTCAATCTTTTTGAAGGTGAGGGAGGTGAGCAACCTGCTCGTATGGAACCCCTGTCAGATGGTTCAAGGAATCCAAAGCGGAGTGCGATTAAACAAGTGGCAAGTGGTAGGTTTGGAGTGACAAGCTATTACCTCACAAACGCAGATGAGCTCCAGATAAAGATGGCTCAGGTAATCACGACAAGCATAACAATCCTGATCCAAAACTTTTCTCTTTGAAATTTGAACAATGGGGAATCTTCTACCTTTGTACCTCCTCTTTCCTCCTATTGGAACATAAGTTCCTCTTGTTTATGAATCTGTGTTCATGGGCAGATGATGCTGAGTCTACAAAGCACTAGTGTGTCTTTGTATCTATAACTGATGAATACCTTTGAAATTTGGTGAGATCGTATTTCTggaattcattttgcttgttGTATGCTTCTGTTTGATGATCTTGTTACTTTGCAGGGCGCTAAGCCAGGTGAAGGAGGCGAACTTCCAGGTCATAAAGTTATTGGTGATATTGCAGTCACTAGAAATTCCACTGCCGGTGTGGGTCTTATTAGTCCTCCTCCTCACCATGATATATATTCAATTGAGGACCTTGCACAACTTATTCATGACCTTAAGGTATTTGATTATGATAAAATGATTGTTCTCCTATATTGTTTTGCCCATGCAAGTGATCATTAAAAATGTTGTTTCATGAAGATTGAAAAATTAGTATTTTCCTcattttgctttcattttgattgTCCCTCATCCTTGTAATTCCTTATATGAAAACCATTGGTAGTAGGACAATTTGCATTTTGGTTTGCTTGTGTGAGAGGCTTTACATCTATGTTTATATGATGCAAGTCCATAATTTTGTTTTGTAGAACTCGAACCCAGGTGCTCGAATCAGTGTTAAACTAGTCTCTGAGGCTGGCGTTGGGGTAATTGCTAGTGGAGTTGTAAAAGGACATGcagaccatgttttgatatctggCCATGATGGAGGTACTGGTGCCTCTCGTTGGACTGGCATTAAAAATGCAGGGCTTCCCTGGGAGCTAGGTTTGGCAGAGACACATCAAACTCTAGTTGCAAATGACCTCCGTGGCCGAACAGTCCTGCAAACTGATGGCCAGTTAAAAACAGGACGAGATGTTGCAATTGCTGCTCTACTTGGTGCAGAAGAGTTCGGTTTCAGCACTGCACCTTTAATTACTCTTGGTTGCATTATGATGAGGAAGTGTCACAAAAATACTTGCCCAGTTGGCATtgccactcaagatcctgtactTCGTGAAAAATTTGCTGGAGAGCCTGAACACGTTATAAACTTTTTCTTTATGCTGGCTGAGGAAGTTCGTGAGATTATGTCACAGCTGGGCTTTCGAACAATTAATGAGATGGTTGGTCGTGCAGACATGCTTGAAATTGACAAGGAAGTGGCCAAGAGTAATGAAAAATTGGGAAATATTGATCTGTCATTGCTGCTTAGACCTGCAGCTGATATTCGTCCAGGAGTTGCCCAATATTGCATTCAGAAACAGGATCATGGTCTGGAGATGGCATTGGATCAGGATCTCATCACTTCATCAAAAGCTGCTCTTGAAAAAGGCTTACCTGTTTATGTTGAGACACCAATCCGCAATGTAAATCGTGCAGTCGGTACCATGCTTAGTCACGAGGTCACTAAACAATATCAATTGAAAGGCTTGCCTTCAGATACCATCCATATTAAGCTAGTTGGAAGTGCTGGTCAGAGCCTAGGGGCTTTTCTCTGCCCAGGAATCACCCTTGAGCTTGAGGGTGACAGCAATGACTACGTTGGGAAAGGATTATCTGGTGGCAAAATTGTCGTTTATCCTCCAAGAGAGAGCCAATTTGACCCAAGTGAAAACATTGTTGTTGGCAATGTTGCACTATATGGAGCTACAAGTGGGGAGGCATATTTTAACGGAATGGCAGCAGAGAGATTCTGTGTCCGAAACTCAGGTGCAAGAGCAGTTGTTGAAGGTGTTGGTGATCATGGATGTGAGTACATGACTGGTGGTACAGTTGTTATTCTTGGCAAAACTGGAAGAAATTTTGCTGCTGGTATGAGTGGTGGAATTGCATATGTTTTTGATGTGGATGGGATGTTTCACACAAGATGCAATCCTGAATTGGTTGATCTTGAAAAGATTGAGGATGGAGAAGATATCACAACCTTGAGAATGATGATACAACAACATCAGCGCCATACCAGCAGTGTGTTGGCAAGAGAAGTCCTCTCCAACTTTGACTCTCTGCTGCCTAAGTTTGTTAAAGTATTTCCAAGAGATTATAAAAGAATTGTTCAGAACTTGAAGATAGAACAAGCAGCCAAAGAATCTGAGGAGCAAGAAGAAAAGGAGCTGATGGAGAAGGATGCatttgaagaactcaagaaaatggCAGCAGCATCTTTGAACGGGAAGGTAAGATACTTCATGATTGTGATGGATGGTTTGTGTACTGtttatatcttgattttttgcCCTTATTATCTCAGGTTATTCAATGATATTTCTGTAGTAATCTTAATTTTAACCCACTTTTTTGTTGATTGTATCTTTCATCCAGCTGTCTTGATATATCATTTTGAGAAGTTGACCTTACCAGAAGAATCTTCCTTTATGAATTTATATATTTGTAATTCTCTATCCAAGTTTCAATTTTGTTAGTATCGTGACAAAATTTCCCCTCTTGCTCTGTTAGGGAACCTGTTTCTTAGTTCTGCAAAATTACCCATTCCACAGAATTTCATTTTAATCCATGAAAATTTCTTATGCCTGTACAGAAGCTGTAGATTTTTGATGTGCAGAGCCAGAGTGTTAACTTTCTTTTACTGTCATAGACACAAGGGCTAAATGGAGTTATTTTATATACAGAAAGCGGAAGGTTTGGCTGCAGCAAAAAGGCCAACACAGGTTGATAATGCTGTCAAGCATCGAGGTTTTATTGCTTATGAGCGGCAGGGTATCTCATACAGGGACCCTAATGATAGAATCAAAGATTGGAAAGAAGTTGCCACAGAATCAAAACCTGGGCCACTAATGAAAACCCAATCTGCTCGCTGCATGGACTGTGGAACTCCCTTTTGTCATCAGGTAAAATGTTATTATCTAGACCAAGAAAGGTTCATGCTAAATCATCACCGAGATCTTTTAATGTTCATTTGTATTGATGGTAAAATTTGGTGCATTTAAATTTGCTCTCTTCTGTTACATCTTAAGCTGTGTCAAAATGTttggtttctctttttttttttgtacgtaAAGGGTCCAAGGTTTATATGATATTAGTAAGAATGGGCAGTGGCAGTATTTACCGGTCACACAGGGTACCGGTATGTTACCAGGTAAGTCGGTGGGGTACCCAGTAGCAGACATGTATCAGGAAGTTCCTTTTTTCTGTTTTTGCAGCCTTTCctaggcttttttttttctttctaaactCAGGTATATATTAGCGTACTGACACTCGGCATGTCGATATAGACTCTATGAAACCAGTCTGAGCCCTGGTTGGTATTGTACAATACCAGTATACGAAATCATCAACCTTGAATAAGAGTTTAGTGGGTTTGTGCCAACATAAGAAAACGTCATTAAACCTAAAACAATAAACTTAAAGAAACAATAAATTGCTAGAGGTTTGCATCGTGATGTACTTAGGTACTTCATTCTATCTGTACTCCCATTTAATCACCTAGCATTTGAAAGTTATGTAATTATGCAGGATCTTAGTTCATTATTCACAGTTTTGTTCCAGATTTAGCAAATTTGAATTTGAGGTACTTGCAGGATGTGATAGAGATCTGGTTTAATAAGCTCCATGTCTTTGTAATACGAGGCCTTTATTATATGAAAATGATTTACATTTCCGGTGCTATATGGAACATATGTGATCGGTTATGTGGAACTAAACTAGTTTATATCATGACAAATGCTACCAAAATTGTGGCTTGGAAATTCTTTTTTGCATGTCTATTGAGTTTACAATGGCGTAGTaggatataaaataataattagatttaggTCATATCGCCACCATCAAAGGTTAGTTGTCAGATACCGGCTCTTAGAATTTAGAATTAGTTGTCTAATTGAACTTGGTTCGTTCttattttgattataaaacaATCTTTTATGGAATTTTGAAGTCCTAATTGCTTAAGGTGCATGAACTGTAAATTAAATTTTCCACCAGCCATTATACCCTGGTAACCCGATATTGAGCCTGGTCAAACCATGCATAACTTTTTCTTTTCTAGAGTAGAGTCTGTATTGTTACATTTTTAGGGTCATTAAAGCAAAGCTTACGAAAAGCTGCTGTGCTGTCCTTTTCTGGGGCAGGAAATTTGATCTTGATTCTTATAGTGAATATAGTAACCCCTCGAGGATGACTATCGACACCTAAAAAAATTTGGTCTTTGATGGATGTTTTGCCTTGTAATAATCTATTCCTCTTTCTGTTGCTTTTGTAaagcataattttcttttgtggcTTCTCAATGTTGAGTATGATCAGGTGCTCATAAATGCCTTTCTTTGGTCCTGAATAAATGTGTGATAATGTATTTATATCAATATCTTAAATCTTCTTTTTCGACTCTTCCATCTTGCAGGAGAACTCTGGTTGCCCTCTTGGAAATAAGATACCAGAATTTAATGAACTGGTCCATCAAAATAGGTGGCGAGAAGCCTTAGATAGGCTTTTGGAGACAAATAACTTCCCAGAATTTACTGGTCGAGTTTGCCCTGCTCCTTGTGAAGGATCATGTGTTCTTGGCATCATTGAGAATCCTGTATCTATTAAAAGCATAGAGTGTGCCATCATAGACAAGGCATTTGAAGAAGGATGGATGGTACCTCGTCCTCCACAAAAGAGAACAGGGTAAAATTTCTTCTCATTTCTGTTACCTCaagcaatcatcaaaagttttgtaTTTCTATTTCTGTGGCTTAGTTCATAGGACCCAACCAAGTACCAATTAGTTAATGTTTCTTGGTTCTGTTTTGTGTATCTGTAGCTTCTGTCATGCTCTGCAAAAATTATTGGGTCATTCTGGAAATTCTTGTGGAAGAATGGAGTTACATTTATGTGCTATAGTGTTAACAAGTTATTGAAAATAATCATTGACCTGCAGAACTGATCATTTATGTAATTTTATATAAAAGGAAGCAAATCAAAGTCATAGGACCACTGAATATCCTTGTAAATAATTATTTCAATGCAAGGAAAATTCAAAATCTCAGTATCTACGACACCCTGCTTAGTCATCAGTTTTGGAAGGTTATAATGGTACATAGGGGTAGATGAGCCTACAATTAACATCTTGGGTTTGGTTTTGCACCCCGTATGTCAAAAGCTATTAAGTTAACGAGTCTATTGAGCTGGGTCTAGTGCTATGGATCTAGAATTAGTTAGGTAACGACACATCACGAGATGAAGTCATGAGTGCACCATGGGCCTTACATGTCGTCTACTAGGGAATGATTTTGGCTGTATAATACCTTAGCATCAAGGTTGCGGCACCCTAATATTGGAAGTGTGATGAGGATGACATTGGCTTAGATTAGTTTGCTACTAACAACTTGGTTTAGTTATTTTGGACATGTAGTTTTGGGGCCACTGCATCCAAGATATTGAATTGGTAGGCAGATGGGATTTGGTTGTGACAATATCAATGGAAATTCACAGTAATCTCTCTTGATTTGATGGTGAAGTTATCCATCACTGAGAGTCCGAGTCTGTTCTCATTTTATTTTCATTGACAACTTGTTCGGTCCTTCCAAGGGAGTCGCAGATGTCCTCCATTGATTGGATGAGCTCCCTTCTGCTGTTTCATTTATATGCCTCAGagttatatggacttgttcagaatgaTTCTCTGTttgtaagaaagaaaaataatctcATCAACTTGCTTGCAATAATATTTGTTTTGGATATAGCTTTACTGATTTCCTCTAAGAAATTAAATAATGATTAAATAAATAATCCCAATAGGCCAAGAAGTCTGTTCCTATGTATGCCCTTTAGTGGACATTTCTCCATATCATGTTAGGACACAACCTGCTGCTGATGTGAACAGCCTGAATTTCAATTAGATTTTGAGAATGGATATGCAAATTTTAATTTAATCTTTCTGTTTTCCTTACCCAAACAAGAGAGGGAGCAACATTTTGTTCTTACTTCCATCAGCAGAGCATTAAACGTACTTTTATGTGCTAATACCTGTGCCAGATTTAAGTTATAAATAGTGGCTGTTCTGAAGGTAAACTAAAGTTGATGTTTTCTTGGTAACTTATAAGAACTATTTTAAATGCTTCATTCTTGTAGTCGTATATCTTTGATTAATTTCaaacaatattttttcttttatttaaatgGTAGTGTTCTTACCTGTCTAGTTATCTTTTATCGGATATACAAGAAAGGAATGGACTAGCTTTTTGACTCctgaaaggtgtaatatagatagtTTATTTGTTGGTAAATCTTGTGTAATTGATGCAGGAAGAGAGTTGCCATTGTTGGTAGTGGTCCAGCCGGTCTTGCTGCAGCTGATCAGCTAAATAAAATGGGTCACCTGGTCACTGTTTACGAACGTGCTGATCGCATCGGTGGTCTAATGATGTATGGAGTTCCAAACATGAAGGCTGACAAGGTTGATGTTGTTCAACGCCGTGTAGACCTGATGACTAGGGAAGGCGTTAACTTTATGGTGAATGCTAATGTTGGAGTTGACCCCATGTACTCCCTCAACCATCTCCGTGCTGAGAATGATGCCATCGTGTTGGCTTGCGGAGCTACAAAGCCAAGGTAACAACGAGAGATGTATTAATATGAACATCTGTTTGAATTCATCTGAATTTCATTTTGCATTTGTCATGCCTGGCTACACAATCCTTCTGGACAAAAATTTTGCAAGACTTGTTTATGGATACATGCAAATCATAATAAATTTACAAAGTACATTTCTTTCCATCTTAGAATGCAATTTTGTTAGAATTGCTCAAGTAGATATTATCATGTTATGAATATAGATTTTCAGCACATAAGCAAAATAATGCTGTACGTTGATTTAAATTTGTGCATATACCTGAGATAACTTATTCATGGAAGTATTCAGTTGATTCTCTTATAAAGTCTGAGTTGACAATGTGTACTAACATAAATTGTCATCCTGCAATTATTGAACCTGGAAGTTTGACTGACTCACTGTGTAAATATGATATGCATTTTTTTTCCTTCCATTTTTGTGTCTAGATATTCCCTTGTTAAACAATGAACCCCAATTTCAATTCAGGTGTTACAATTGCTGCTGAACCTACTGTTATTATGTTTATTGGTGGGAATTATTCTTActtaatgttatatatatatatatattacttcatTTCTAGCATATgtacatcctctctctctctctctctctctctctctctcacagacaGTGAATCTTGACTATAATTATCTTCCATGGTGTTGATACTTGTATGTTGTCCTCTTGATTGTAAAAGCCATATTGACCCAGGTGTCATGTTACTTGTAGTGGGCTCGTGCACTGAAAATGCTTCTTGTGCAGGGATCTTCCTGTTCCTGGAAGAGAACTATCTGGAGTTCACTTTGCTATGGAGTTTCTCCATGCAAACACCAAAAGCTTGCTTGATAGCAATCTGCAGGATGGTAAATACTTGTCTGCTAAGGGGAAGAAGGTGGTTGTGATAGGTGGTGGAGACACAGGAACAGATTGTATTGCAACATCTATCCGACATGGCTGCACCAACATGATCAATCTAGAACTCCTTCCAGAGCCACCTCAAAAACGAGCACCAGGCAATCCATGGCCACAGGTTCAGTACCCTCCCTTGGTTACCATTGATTTGTCTGTTATGATCATCTGTTTAGATTAGTTCAAGATG
This DNA window, taken from Musa acuminata AAA Group cultivar baxijiao chromosome BXJ3-7, Cavendish_Baxijiao_AAA, whole genome shotgun sequence, encodes the following:
- the LOC135585386 gene encoding glutamate synthase 1 [NADH], chloroplastic-like isoform X2; protein product: MRVLGHNGEINTLRGNVNWMKAREGLLKCKELGLSKNEMKKLLPIVDASSSDSGAFDGVLELLVRAGRSLPEAVMMMIPEAWQNDKNMDPDRKALYEYFSALMEPWDGPALISFTDGRYLGATLDRNGLRPGRFYITHSGRVIMASEVGVVDIPPADVLRKGRLNPGMMLLVDFENRTVVDDEALKKQYSQARPYREWLKRQKICLDDIVNSIPKSDMIPPNIFGTVPSQNHDEDMENMGIRGLLAPLKAFGYTVEALDMLLLPMAKDATEALGSMGNDAPLAVMSNREKLSFEYFKQMFAQVTNPPIDPIREKIVTSMECMVGPEGDLTETTEEQCHRLSLKGPLLSIDEMESIKMMNYRGWRSKVLDITYPKKHGRKGLEETLNRICLEARAAIREGYTTLVLSDRGFSSERVAVSSLLAVGAVHQHLVSTLERTRIGLLVESAEPREVHHFCTLVGFGADAICPYLAMEAIWRLQIDGKIPPRVDGEFHSREDLVKRYFKASNYGMMKVLAKMGISTLASYKGAQIFEALGLSSEVIEKCFKGTPSRVEGATFEMLAGDALCLHELAFPTRALPLGSAEALALPNPGDYHWRKGGEVHLNDPLAIAKLQEAARANSVAAYKEYSRRIQELNKTCNLRGILKFKDVAEKVPLDEVESASEIVKRFCTGAMSYGSISLEAHSTLAIAMNKIGGKSNTGEGGEQPARMEPLSDGSRNPKRSAIKQVASGRFGVTSYYLTNADELQIKMAQGAKPGEGGELPGHKVIGDIAVTRNSTAGVGLISPPPHHDIYSIEDLAQLIHDLKNSNPGARISVKLVSEAGVGVIASGVVKGHADHVLISGHDGGTGASRWTGIKNAGLPWELGLAETHQTLVANDLRGRTVLQTDGQLKTGRDVAIAALLGAEEFGFSTAPLITLGCIMMRKCHKNTCPVGIATQDPVLREKFAGEPEHVINFFFMLAEEVREIMSQLGFRTINEMVGRADMLEIDKEVAKSNEKLGNIDLSLLLRPAADIRPGVAQYCIQKQDHGLEMALDQDLITSSKAALEKGLPVYVETPIRNVNRAVGTMLSHEVTKQYQLKGLPSDTIHIKLVGSAGQSLGAFLCPGITLELEGDSNDYVGKGLSGGKIVVYPPRESQFDPSENIVVGNVALYGATSGEAYFNGMAAERFCVRNSGARAVVEGVGDHGCEYMTGGTVVILGKTGRNFAAGMSGGIAYVFDVDGMFHTRCNPELVDLEKIEDGEDITTLRMMIQQHQRHTSSVLAREVLSNFDSLLPKFVKVFPRDYKRIVQNLKIEQAAKESEEQEEKELMEKDAFEELKKMAAASLNGKKAEGLAAAKRPTQVDNAVKHRGFIAYERQGISYRDPNDRIKDWKEVATESKPGPLMKTQSARCMDCGTPFCHQENSGCPLGNKIPEFNELVHQNRWREALDRLLETNNFPEFTGRVCPAPCEGSCVLGIIENPVSIKSIECAIIDKAFEEGWMVPRPPQKRTGKRVAIVGSGPAGLAAADQLNKMGHLVTVYERADRIGGLMMYGVPNMKADKVDVVQRRVDLMTREGVNFMVNANVGVDPMYSLNHLRAENDAIVLACGATKPRDLPVPGRELSGVHFAMEFLHANTKSLLDSNLQDGKYLSAKGKKVVVIGGGDTGTDCIATSIRHGCTNMINLELLPEPPQKRAPGNPWPQWPRIFRVDYGHQEASAKFGKDPRSYEVLTKRFVGDKSGVVKGLEVVRVHWAKDSSGKFQFEEIKGSEEIIEADLVLLAMGFLGPESTIADQLGLERDNRSNFKAEYGRFSTSVDGVFAAGDCRRGQSLVVWAINEGRQAASQVDKYLMKDVNTCSKENPVSSEDLVHRVTA